Proteins from a genomic interval of Providencia stuartii:
- the sixA gene encoding phosphohistidine phosphatase SixA, which translates to MQVYIMRHGDAALQAASDAARVLTQKGKDDSALMAQWLNKRNPAIDNILVSPYVRAEQTLQVVREHLSLPHQATVMDMLTPGGNAAFVADHIRDLAIMGANAVLVVSHLPLVGYLVSELCPHEAPPMFITSSIACIELDVKRHNAHLEWMLSPAQLSVNQ; encoded by the coding sequence ATGCAAGTTTATATTATGCGTCATGGTGATGCAGCGTTACAGGCTGCGAGTGATGCGGCTAGAGTATTAACCCAGAAGGGAAAAGATGATTCGGCCTTGATGGCTCAATGGTTGAATAAACGTAACCCTGCCATTGATAATATCCTTGTTAGCCCTTATGTCCGTGCTGAACAAACATTGCAGGTTGTGCGAGAACATCTTAGCTTACCTCATCAAGCGACAGTCATGGATATGTTGACCCCCGGTGGTAATGCGGCATTTGTGGCTGATCATATTCGTGATTTGGCAATAATGGGCGCTAATGCAGTGCTGGTGGTTTCACATTTACCGCTGGTGGGGTATTTGGTGTCGGAATTATGCCCCCATGAGGCTCCACCTATGTTTATCACCTCCTCAATTGCATGTATTGAGTTGGATGTGAAACGTCATAACGCTCACCTTGAGTGGATGTTAAGTCCAGCACAGCTTTCTGTGAATCAGTAA
- the smrB gene encoding endonuclease SmrB → MKNKFGLQEDDILLFKEAIRGTKKIQQDQMLHPPIRAKVTQPSVKKVQQEQVDASFYFSDEFQPQLEDEGPTRYLKPGSNPYELKKLRRGDYVPELFLDLHGLTQMEAKQEIGALIAACKRENVFCACIMHGHGKHILKQQTPLWLAQHPDIIAFHQAPKEWGGNASLLLLIETQEHTRR, encoded by the coding sequence ATGAAAAATAAATTTGGATTACAAGAAGATGATATTCTTCTGTTTAAAGAGGCTATTCGCGGAACCAAAAAAATTCAGCAAGATCAAATGCTGCACCCACCTATTCGCGCTAAAGTGACACAACCTTCTGTAAAAAAAGTACAACAAGAACAAGTTGATGCTTCATTTTACTTTTCAGATGAGTTCCAACCCCAGTTGGAAGATGAAGGTCCTACACGCTATTTAAAACCGGGGTCAAACCCGTATGAGCTAAAAAAGTTGCGTAGAGGAGACTATGTTCCTGAACTATTCCTCGATTTACATGGCCTAACTCAAATGGAAGCTAAACAAGAAATTGGCGCACTAATCGCAGCATGTAAACGCGAAAATGTCTTCTGCGCCTGTATTATGCATGGTCATGGTAAACATATTTTAAAGCAGCAAACCCCACTTTGGTTAGCACAACATCCTGATATTATCGCTTTCCATCAAGCACCTAAAGAATGGGGAGGTAATGCATCTTTGCTACTACTTATTGAAACTCAAGAGCATACTAGACGCTAG
- the hutI gene encoding imidazolonepropionase, producing MSFKTLAHDVIWRNGRIATMDANLNVAYGLLENHDMVTRDNLIVAIVPKGELDSRDAKVIDLEGRLVTPGLIDCHTHLVFGGNRAAEWEQRMNGVSYEAISQQGGGINSTVRATRSLNEEQLYQVSQPRLEALIREGVTTIEMKSGYGLDLESEQKQLMVAKKLAESYPVTVSSTLLSAHTVPPEYKDKSDEYIDLICCDIMPKLWEQGLFEAVDVFCESVGFSLEQSQKLFSAAQKLGIPVKGHVEQLSNLGGSELVASFKGLSVDHIEYLDLKGIRALKESGTVAVLLPGAFYFLRETKLPPIELLREHQVPMAVSTDFNPGTSPFASLRMIMNMAAVLFRLTPEEIWAGVTCHAAKALGREDSHGQLKTGYQADFVVWNAVDPVEMIYEQGSQPLYMRVYQGRISHQNE from the coding sequence ATGTCATTTAAAACACTTGCTCATGATGTTATTTGGCGAAATGGACGTATTGCAACCATGGATGCGAATCTCAATGTGGCGTATGGGCTTTTAGAAAATCACGATATGGTGACGCGAGATAACTTGATTGTTGCAATTGTTCCAAAGGGGGAACTTGATAGTCGTGATGCGAAGGTTATCGATCTCGAAGGGCGCTTAGTGACGCCAGGGCTAATTGACTGCCATACACATCTTGTTTTTGGTGGTAATCGTGCCGCAGAGTGGGAACAACGTATGAATGGTGTCTCCTATGAAGCGATTAGCCAGCAAGGTGGTGGAATTAATTCAACAGTTAGGGCAACACGGTCGCTCAATGAAGAGCAATTATATCAAGTCTCACAGCCGCGTTTAGAAGCTTTGATCCGCGAAGGGGTGACGACAATTGAAATGAAATCAGGCTATGGTTTGGACTTAGAAAGCGAGCAAAAGCAGTTGATGGTTGCAAAAAAACTCGCTGAATCCTATCCAGTGACCGTGAGTTCCACGCTATTATCAGCACATACTGTACCTCCTGAATATAAAGATAAATCAGATGAATATATTGACCTGATTTGTTGTGACATTATGCCTAAGTTGTGGGAGCAGGGGCTATTTGAAGCGGTAGATGTATTTTGTGAAAGTGTCGGTTTCTCACTTGAGCAAAGCCAAAAATTATTTTCTGCGGCTCAAAAGTTAGGCATTCCAGTCAAAGGCCATGTTGAGCAGCTATCAAATCTTGGTGGCAGCGAATTGGTGGCTAGTTTTAAAGGGCTTTCAGTTGACCATATTGAATATCTTGATCTTAAAGGAATTCGCGCATTAAAAGAGAGTGGTACGGTTGCTGTATTGTTACCGGGGGCATTTTATTTTTTAAGGGAAACGAAGTTGCCACCGATAGAGTTATTGCGTGAACACCAAGTTCCCATGGCAGTATCGACAGACTTTAACCCAGGAACAAGCCCTTTTGCATCGTTGCGAATGATAATGAACATGGCAGCCGTTTTATTTAGACTAACACCTGAAGAGATTTGGGCTGGCGTGACCTGCCATGCCGCGAAAGCTTTAGGTCGTGAAGATAGCCATGGACAATTAAAAACGGGCTATCAGGCAGACTTTGTCGTGTGGAATGCTGTCGATCCTGTTGAAATGATTTATGAGCAGGGGAGTCAGCCTTTGTATATGCGAGTTTATCAAGGAAGAATTAGCCATCAAAATGAATAA
- the hutC gene encoding histidine utilization repressor: MEIIVTADKKGNRDTPIPLYLQVKQLIIEKIHTGQWQANDRVPSESELVKQFECSRMTANRALRELTAEGLLVRVQGIGTFVAEPKGQSALFEVHSIEAEILARNHHYSCRIIKLEQVPASISLASELNISPETPVFHSIIVHYENEIAVQIEDRYVNALAAPEYLQQNFTTITPHDYLSMVAPLTEGEHIVEAVEADERAAKLLNIAVGSSCLLISRRTWSQSFVVTSTKLLFPGHRYKLKGHFTS, encoded by the coding sequence ATGGAAATAATTGTGACAGCCGATAAAAAGGGGAATCGGGACACGCCTATCCCACTCTACTTGCAAGTAAAACAATTGATCATAGAGAAAATCCATACAGGGCAATGGCAAGCGAATGATCGCGTTCCTTCTGAATCAGAACTCGTCAAACAGTTTGAATGTAGCCGCATGACCGCAAATCGTGCATTAAGGGAACTGACCGCAGAGGGATTACTAGTCCGCGTGCAAGGTATAGGTACTTTCGTTGCTGAGCCTAAAGGCCAATCGGCATTATTTGAAGTCCATAGTATTGAAGCTGAAATTCTTGCAAGAAATCATCATTATAGCTGTCGAATTATTAAATTAGAGCAGGTACCTGCTTCAATTTCACTGGCTAGTGAACTGAATATTTCCCCTGAAACCCCAGTATTTCATTCCATCATTGTGCACTACGAAAACGAAATTGCGGTGCAAATTGAGGATAGATATGTCAATGCATTGGCTGCGCCTGAGTATTTACAACAAAACTTTACGACCATCACACCCCATGATTACCTGTCGATGGTTGCGCCTTTAACTGAAGGTGAGCATATTGTGGAAGCGGTTGAGGCCGATGAGCGAGCCGCTAAATTATTGAATATTGCTGTGGGATCATCCTGTTTGTTAATTTCTCGGCGGACTTGGTCTCAATCTTTTGTTGTCACCAGCACTAAACTGCTCTTTCCAGGACATCGCTATAAATTAAAAGGGCACTTCACATCTTAA
- the hutU gene encoding urocanate hydratase — protein MNVTTINNKYRNGDIRAPRGNALSAKSWLTEAPLRMLMNNLDPDVAENPHELVVYGGIGRAARNWQCYDKIVETLKNLENDETLLVQSGKPVGVFKTHENAPRVLIANSNIVPHWANWEHFNELDAKGLAMYGQMTAGSWIYIGSQGIVQGTYETFVEAGRQHYNGDLTGRWVLTAGLGGMGGAQPLAATLAGACSLNIECQQSRIDFRLRTGYVDEQATDLDDALARIKQYTSEGKAVSIALCANAAEVLPELVKRGVRPDMVTDQTSAHDPLNGYLPMGMSWDEYRERSVKDPEGTAKAAKASMAEHVKAMLAFQKQGIPTFDYGNNIRQMALEMGVKNAFDFPGFVPAYIRPLFCRGIGPFRWVALSGDPEDIYKTDAKVKQLLSDDKHLHRWLDMARERISFQGLPARICWVGLGDRAKLGLAFNEMVRNGEVSAPIVIGRDHLDSGSVASPNRETEAMKDGSDAVSDWPLLNALLNTASGATWVSLHHGGGVGMGFSQHSGVVIVCDGTDEAAERIARVLHNDPATGVMRHADAGYDIAIECAQEKNLNLPMLKTR, from the coding sequence ATGAATGTGACAACGATAAATAATAAATACAGGAATGGTGATATTAGGGCACCTCGTGGTAACGCTCTTAGTGCAAAGAGCTGGTTGACTGAAGCGCCATTACGCATGCTGATGAACAACTTAGATCCTGATGTCGCTGAAAATCCACATGAACTGGTTGTATATGGTGGCATTGGCCGTGCTGCTCGTAACTGGCAGTGCTATGACAAAATTGTTGAAACCCTCAAAAATTTAGAAAACGACGAAACCTTACTTGTACAATCAGGTAAGCCTGTGGGCGTTTTTAAAACGCATGAAAATGCACCTAGAGTGCTCATTGCTAACTCCAATATCGTTCCTCATTGGGCGAATTGGGAACACTTTAACGAACTCGATGCGAAAGGCTTGGCCATGTATGGCCAAATGACCGCAGGGAGTTGGATTTATATTGGTAGCCAAGGCATTGTCCAAGGGACATACGAAACTTTCGTTGAGGCAGGGCGCCAGCATTATAACGGTGATTTAACCGGACGTTGGGTATTGACGGCTGGATTAGGTGGTATGGGGGGCGCTCAACCATTAGCTGCGACGCTTGCGGGAGCTTGCTCACTGAACATTGAATGCCAACAAAGTCGCATTGATTTTCGTTTACGTACAGGTTATGTCGATGAACAAGCGACAGATTTGGATGACGCATTAGCGCGTATTAAACAATATACGTCAGAAGGGAAAGCCGTATCTATTGCCTTATGTGCTAATGCTGCGGAAGTCTTACCTGAATTAGTCAAACGTGGCGTTCGCCCTGATATGGTGACAGACCAAACGAGTGCCCACGACCCTTTGAACGGCTATCTGCCTATGGGTATGAGCTGGGATGAGTACCGTGAACGTAGTGTGAAAGACCCTGAAGGTACCGCAAAAGCTGCGAAAGCATCGATGGCGGAGCATGTTAAAGCGATGCTTGCATTTCAAAAGCAAGGTATTCCAACTTTCGACTATGGCAACAATATCCGTCAAATGGCTCTCGAAATGGGCGTCAAAAATGCGTTTGACTTCCCTGGGTTTGTACCAGCCTATATTCGCCCGTTGTTCTGTCGTGGCATTGGCCCTTTCCGTTGGGTAGCACTATCTGGTGATCCTGAAGATATCTATAAAACCGATGCTAAGGTTAAACAACTTTTATCTGACGATAAGCATTTGCACCGTTGGCTTGATATGGCGCGTGAACGCATTAGCTTCCAAGGTTTACCCGCACGTATTTGCTGGGTGGGTTTAGGAGATAGAGCTAAGTTAGGTTTAGCGTTTAATGAAATGGTGAGAAATGGTGAAGTTTCAGCGCCAATTGTTATTGGGCGTGACCACCTTGATTCAGGCTCAGTGGCAAGTCCAAACCGTGAAACGGAAGCGATGAAAGATGGCTCAGATGCGGTATCGGATTGGCCACTATTAAACGCACTGCTGAATACAGCAAGTGGAGCAACATGGGTTTCTTTACATCATGGCGGTGGTGTTGGTATGGGCTTCTCTCAGCATTCGGGGGTCGTGATTGTCTGTGATGGTACAGATGAAGCCGCTGAACGTATTGCCCGAGTGCTACACAATGACCCAGCTACAGGCGTTATGCGCCATGCCGATGCAGGTTATGATATTGCGATTGAATGTGCGCAAGAAAAAAATCTTAATCTACCGATGCTTAAAACACGCTAA
- the hutH gene encoding histidine ammonia-lyase, whose product MTKLTIHPGKMTLNDLRLVLSQEVIVSLDKRSHSAIEKSVATVNKIIAEDKTAYGINTGFGLLANTRIAAKDLQSLQCSIVMSHAAGVGEPLDDELVRLIMVLKINSLARGFSGIRLEVIEALIALVNHQVYPFIPAKGSVGASGDLAPLAHMSLILLGEGKAHYQGKWISAKSALDKAGLKPLKLEAKEGLALLNGTQVSTAFALKGLFEAENLLLSGIVCGSLSVEAALGSRKPFDARVHEVRGQKGQIDVAKLFRDVLTPTSELAQSHENCVKVQDPYSLRCQPQVMGACLTQIRQAAEVILIESNAVSDNPLVFTDNGDIISGGNFHAEPVAMAADNIALALAEIGALSERRIALLMDTHMSQLPPFLVNNGGVNSGFMIAQVTAAALASENKALAHPSSVDSLPTSANQEDHVSMAPAAGRRLWEMAKNVTGILAIEWLSACQGMDFRDGLKSSETLEKARKILREKVAYYDKDRYFSPDIDAAINLIAEHQLSMLFTEGSLFSN is encoded by the coding sequence ATGACTAAGTTAACTATTCATCCGGGTAAAATGACACTGAATGATTTGCGTCTTGTTCTTTCACAGGAAGTCATCGTTTCTTTAGACAAACGCTCTCATTCGGCAATTGAAAAAAGTGTGGCAACGGTAAATAAAATTATTGCTGAAGATAAAACAGCTTATGGCATCAATACCGGATTTGGCTTGTTGGCTAACACACGGATTGCGGCGAAAGATTTGCAATCATTGCAATGTTCAATTGTCATGTCACATGCTGCGGGTGTCGGTGAACCTCTTGATGATGAACTTGTCCGCTTGATTATGGTATTAAAGATTAATAGCTTAGCGCGTGGTTTTTCAGGTATTCGCTTAGAGGTTATTGAAGCGTTGATCGCGTTAGTGAACCACCAAGTTTATCCATTTATACCTGCTAAAGGCTCAGTAGGGGCATCGGGTGATTTGGCGCCACTAGCACATATGAGTTTAATTTTATTGGGGGAGGGTAAAGCACATTATCAAGGTAAATGGATCAGTGCGAAATCGGCTCTTGATAAAGCGGGATTAAAACCATTAAAGCTGGAGGCTAAAGAAGGTTTAGCGTTATTAAACGGTACTCAGGTATCGACCGCTTTTGCATTAAAGGGGCTATTTGAGGCAGAGAATTTGCTGCTAAGTGGTATTGTGTGTGGCTCATTGAGTGTCGAGGCAGCATTGGGGTCACGTAAACCATTTGATGCACGCGTCCATGAGGTTCGTGGTCAGAAAGGGCAAATCGATGTGGCGAAGCTGTTCCGTGATGTCTTAACACCAACCAGTGAGTTGGCTCAATCACACGAAAATTGTGTCAAAGTGCAAGACCCCTATTCATTACGTTGCCAGCCTCAAGTCATGGGCGCATGTTTGACACAAATTCGTCAGGCCGCCGAAGTGATCCTCATAGAGTCAAATGCGGTCTCTGATAACCCTCTCGTCTTTACAGATAATGGCGATATTATTTCTGGTGGTAACTTCCATGCAGAACCAGTGGCGATGGCGGCGGATAATATCGCGCTCGCGCTGGCTGAAATCGGTGCGTTGTCTGAACGACGGATTGCTTTACTGATGGATACTCACATGTCCCAATTACCTCCTTTCTTGGTGAATAATGGAGGGGTTAATTCAGGGTTTATGATTGCTCAGGTAACAGCGGCTGCTTTAGCAAGTGAAAACAAAGCATTGGCACATCCATCAAGTGTGGATAGTTTACCAACCTCGGCAAACCAAGAAGACCATGTGTCTATGGCTCCAGCGGCAGGGCGTCGTTTGTGGGAAATGGCGAAAAACGTGACGGGAATATTAGCCATTGAATGGTTGTCAGCGTGTCAAGGCATGGATTTCCGTGACGGCCTAAAGTCAAGTGAAACGCTAGAAAAAGCACGTAAGATCTTGCGTGAGAAAGTCGCTTATTACGATAAGGATCGCTATTTTTCACCGGATATCGATGCAGCAATTAACCTCATCGCTGAACACCAATTATCAATGTTATTCACAGAGGGCTCACTCTTTTCCAATTAA
- a CDS encoding amino acid permease translates to MQSTTKLTRGLSARHIRFMALGAAIGTGLFYGSAKAISTAGPAVLIAYIIGGAAVFMVMRALGEMAVHNPIAGSFSQYASHYLGPRAGFFAGWTYVFEMLIVCLADVTAFGFYMKLWFPDVAQWIWVLSIICFIGAINLCHVKVFGEMEFWLSIIKIVAIVAMIVGGAAIMLFGFGQASDHAVGIANLFEHGGFMPNGVAGVIASFAVVMFAFGGIEVIGITASEAKNPDVTIPRAINAVPIRILLFYVLTLFVLMCIYPWNQIGQQGSPFVQIFDSLGISSAANILNVVVITAAISAINSDIFGAGRMMYGMAHEGQAPKAFTKLTKNGVPWMTVLVMSLVLLVGVILNYLIPEKVFLIIASIATFATIWVWLMILVSQVAMRRKMTAEQVSKLKFPVPLWPVGPALAIVFMLFIFGVLGYFEDTRIALYVGIVWLVILAGAYALWVKKPETTSQTRYEAESVE, encoded by the coding sequence ATGCAAAGCACAACAAAACTTACGCGCGGACTTTCGGCGCGGCACATCCGGTTTATGGCCCTTGGGGCAGCGATTGGTACAGGCTTATTTTATGGTTCGGCAAAAGCAATTTCTACAGCAGGTCCTGCGGTGCTGATTGCTTATATTATTGGCGGTGCCGCGGTCTTTATGGTGATGCGCGCATTGGGCGAAATGGCCGTACATAACCCCATCGCGGGCTCTTTCTCTCAATATGCGAGTCATTATTTAGGCCCGCGAGCAGGCTTTTTTGCAGGTTGGACTTACGTCTTTGAGATGCTCATTGTATGTTTGGCTGACGTGACAGCCTTTGGTTTTTACATGAAACTCTGGTTCCCTGACGTCGCTCAATGGATTTGGGTCTTGAGTATCATCTGTTTTATTGGGGCAATTAATCTATGCCATGTCAAAGTCTTTGGCGAAATGGAGTTTTGGCTCTCTATTATTAAAATTGTCGCTATTGTAGCAATGATCGTGGGTGGTGCGGCGATTATGCTGTTTGGTTTTGGACAAGCCTCTGATCATGCTGTTGGCATCGCTAACTTATTTGAGCACGGTGGCTTTATGCCAAATGGGGTTGCTGGTGTGATTGCGTCATTTGCAGTCGTCATGTTTGCTTTTGGTGGGATTGAAGTGATAGGTATCACAGCAAGCGAAGCGAAAAACCCTGACGTCACTATCCCTCGAGCAATCAACGCTGTACCTATTCGTATCCTATTATTTTATGTTTTAACCCTCTTTGTATTGATGTGTATCTATCCTTGGAATCAGATCGGGCAGCAGGGCAGTCCATTTGTTCAAATCTTTGATAGTTTAGGTATTTCATCTGCCGCGAATATATTGAACGTCGTTGTGATTACGGCAGCTATTTCAGCGATTAACAGTGATATTTTTGGTGCCGGTCGTATGATGTATGGCATGGCCCATGAAGGCCAAGCTCCGAAAGCGTTCACTAAATTAACTAAAAATGGTGTGCCTTGGATGACAGTATTGGTTATGTCACTTGTACTGCTCGTTGGCGTCATATTAAATTACTTGATCCCAGAAAAAGTATTCTTAATTATTGCTTCTATTGCAACTTTTGCCACGATTTGGGTATGGTTGATGATCCTCGTTTCACAAGTTGCGATGCGCCGCAAAATGACAGCGGAGCAGGTGAGTAAGCTGAAGTTTCCTGTGCCATTATGGCCGGTTGGCCCCGCGCTCGCCATCGTATTTATGTTGTTTATCTTTGGAGTATTAGGCTATTTCGAGGACACACGTATCGCCTTATATGTTGGTATTGTTTGGTTAGTCATCTTGGCCGGTGCGTATGCGCTGTGGGTGAAAAAACCTGAAACCACCAGTCAAACTCGCTATGAAGCGGAGTCGGTAGAATAA
- the prmB gene encoding 50S ribosomal protein L3 N(5)-glutamine methyltransferase, which produces MEKIFVDEAVAELHTIQDILRWTMSRFNAANVYYGHGTDNAWDEALQLVLPTLYLPLDIPDELLTSRLTPTERHRIVERVLRRINERIPVAYLTNRSWFCGHEFYVDERVLIPRSPIGELINNHFVGLLADEPQTILDMCTGSGCIAIACAYEFPEAEVDAVDISTDVLAVTEQNIANHGLEHRVIPIRSDLFRDMPDVKYDLIVTNPPYVDAEDMDDLPEEFRVEPELALAAGSDGLKLVRRILANAPRFLTEDGVLVCEVGNSMVHLIEQYPEIPFIWLEFEYGGDGVFMLTREQLVEHHAHFQLYID; this is translated from the coding sequence TTGGAAAAGATCTTCGTTGATGAAGCTGTTGCTGAACTTCATACCATTCAGGACATTTTGCGTTGGACAATGAGCCGCTTTAATGCTGCCAATGTTTATTATGGTCACGGTACCGATAATGCATGGGATGAGGCGTTACAATTAGTATTGCCAACGCTTTATTTACCCCTTGATATACCGGATGAACTACTGACATCGCGCCTGACTCCGACGGAGCGTCATCGTATTGTTGAGCGTGTATTGCGTCGCATCAATGAACGGATTCCAGTTGCTTATCTCACTAATCGCTCCTGGTTCTGTGGTCACGAATTTTATGTGGATGAGCGTGTGCTAATCCCTCGTTCACCCATCGGTGAATTGATCAATAATCACTTTGTTGGGTTGTTAGCGGATGAACCTCAAACTATCCTGGATATGTGTACTGGTAGTGGTTGTATCGCGATTGCTTGCGCCTATGAATTTCCTGAAGCAGAAGTCGACGCTGTTGATATTTCGACGGATGTGCTGGCGGTAACAGAGCAAAATATTGCTAATCATGGTTTAGAACATCGAGTTATACCTATCCGCTCTGATTTATTCAGAGATATGCCAGACGTGAAGTATGATTTGATTGTGACCAATCCGCCTTACGTTGATGCTGAGGATATGGATGATTTACCGGAAGAGTTTCGTGTTGAACCCGAGTTAGCTTTAGCTGCGGGCAGTGATGGTTTAAAACTGGTTCGTCGTATCTTAGCTAATGCGCCTCGTTTCCTGACTGAAGATGGTGTGCTGGTTTGCGAAGTCGGTAACAGCATGGTCCATTTGATTGAACAATATCCAGAGATCCCATTTATTTGGTTAGAGTTTGAGTATGGTGGTGATGGTGTCTTTATGCTAACTCGTGAACAATTAGTTGAGCATCATGCACACTTTCAACTTTATATTGATTAA
- the aroC gene encoding chorismate synthase, which yields MAGNSIGQLFRVTTFGESHGLALGCIIDGVPPGLALTEADLQGDLDRRRPGTSRYTTARREPDQVKILSGVFNGITTGTSIGLLIENTDQRSQDYSAIKDVFRPGHADYTYEQKYGQRDYRGGGRSSARETAMRVAAGAIAKKYLQEKFGITIRGCLTQMGSVKCEIKDWSIVEQNPFFCPDPSQLDALDELLRGLKKEGDSIGAKVTVVAENVPAGLGEPVFDRLDADIAHALMSINAVKGVEIGDGFGVIGLKGSENRDEITREGFTSNHAGGILGGISSSQPIIAHIAMKPTSSITVAGKTLNRDGEEVEMITKGRHDPCVGIRAVPIAEAMMAIVLMDHYLRHRGQCADVVPAMKPFSEL from the coding sequence ATGGCAGGAAATTCAATTGGGCAACTGTTTCGCGTGACGACATTTGGTGAATCTCACGGCTTAGCCTTGGGGTGTATCATTGATGGCGTACCACCAGGACTCGCCTTGACAGAAGCGGATTTACAGGGGGATCTTGACCGTCGTCGCCCAGGAACGTCTCGTTACACGACAGCACGCCGCGAGCCTGATCAGGTTAAAATTCTGTCTGGTGTGTTTAATGGCATCACAACGGGAACCAGTATTGGCCTGTTGATTGAAAATACTGACCAGCGCTCTCAGGATTACAGTGCCATTAAGGACGTATTCAGACCGGGGCATGCAGATTATACCTATGAGCAGAAATATGGTCAGCGTGATTATCGTGGCGGTGGGCGCTCTTCTGCTCGCGAAACAGCGATGCGTGTTGCAGCAGGTGCGATTGCTAAAAAGTATTTACAAGAGAAATTTGGTATTACAATTCGCGGCTGCTTGACCCAAATGGGTAGCGTAAAATGCGAAATCAAAGATTGGTCAATTGTGGAGCAAAATCCTTTTTTCTGTCCTGATCCGAGCCAGCTGGATGCACTCGATGAGCTTCTGCGTGGATTGAAAAAAGAGGGCGATTCCATAGGTGCTAAAGTCACGGTGGTGGCTGAAAATGTGCCTGCGGGCTTAGGTGAGCCTGTCTTTGACCGTCTAGATGCAGATATTGCACATGCCTTGATGAGCATCAATGCCGTTAAAGGGGTTGAAATTGGCGATGGGTTTGGGGTGATCGGCCTAAAAGGCAGTGAAAATCGTGATGAGATTACGCGAGAAGGCTTTACTTCGAATCATGCTGGGGGAATTCTTGGCGGTATCAGTAGCAGCCAGCCTATCATTGCCCATATTGCGATGAAGCCGACCTCCAGTATTACAGTGGCAGGTAAAACCTTAAATCGTGATGGTGAAGAGGTAGAAATGATCACGAAAGGTCGTCATGACCCTTGTGTCGGGATCCGTGCGGTGCCGATTGCTGAAGCGATGATGGCGATTGTTTTAATGGATCACTATTTACGTCATCGTGGCCAGTGTGCTGATGTTGTACCCGCGATGAAACCATTTAGCGAATTGTAA
- a CDS encoding TSUP family transporter → MDWLTVVAPEVYLLLFCVALFAGFIDSIAGGGGLLTIPALLSVGITPVEVLATNKLQAVGGSFSSTLYFVRRKAINLREQMFPFIMTIIGAMLGAILIQMINTDFLKQLLPIMVICVGLYFLLSPSIGAQDRKQRISMPVFGVAVGMTIGFYDGAFGPGTGSFLALGYVLLLGYNLAKATAHAKLLNFASNFGSLIFFIIGGHVLWVLGFVMLVGQMVGARLGARLVLTKGQKLIRPMIVIISLLMSIKLLHDSHGDAIKAWVVSLF, encoded by the coding sequence ATGGATTGGCTGACCGTTGTTGCACCTGAAGTTTATCTATTACTTTTTTGTGTTGCGTTGTTTGCAGGGTTTATTGATTCTATCGCGGGGGGTGGTGGCTTATTAACCATACCTGCACTATTGTCGGTTGGTATTACTCCTGTTGAAGTGCTAGCAACCAACAAGCTCCAAGCCGTTGGAGGATCTTTTTCATCGACGCTTTATTTTGTAAGGCGTAAGGCGATTAATCTGCGAGAGCAGATGTTCCCTTTTATCATGACAATCATCGGCGCCATGTTAGGTGCGATTCTCATCCAAATGATTAACACGGATTTTCTCAAACAGCTACTCCCTATTATGGTGATCTGTGTGGGTCTTTATTTCCTGTTATCACCTTCTATTGGTGCACAAGATCGTAAACAACGCATTAGTATGCCTGTTTTTGGGGTTGCTGTCGGGATGACTATCGGTTTTTATGATGGTGCATTCGGGCCTGGTACAGGGTCATTTTTAGCGTTGGGTTATGTATTGTTATTAGGTTATAACCTCGCGAAGGCGACAGCTCATGCTAAGCTATTGAACTTTGCTTCAAATTTTGGCTCTTTGATATTTTTTATTATCGGAGGTCATGTTCTTTGGGTCTTAGGTTTTGTTATGCTTGTAGGGCAAATGGTGGGAGCAAGGTTAGGCGCTCGTTTGGTGTTAACTAAAGGGCAAAAGTTGATCCGACCAATGATAGTCATCATCTCCTTGTTGATGAGTATTAAATTACTTCATGATAGCCATGGCGATGCCATTAAAGCTTGGGTTGTTTCGTTATTTTAA